In Haemorhous mexicanus isolate bHaeMex1 chromosome 36, bHaeMex1.pri, whole genome shotgun sequence, a single genomic region encodes these proteins:
- the LOC132341194 gene encoding leucine-rich repeat and fibronectin type III domain-containing protein 1-like protein isoform X1, producing MEKLLLPLLLLLLLFFFFFFSAAAAASGSPPCPKRCSCQNLSPSFTILCTKTGLLFVPPGIDRRTAELRLMDNFITVLRRRDFANMTQLIHLTLSRNTISQIMPYAFSDLRGLHALHLDSNRLTAIHEDHFKGLVNLRHLILSNNQLSFISPKSLDDFLETIEDLDLSYNNLVDVPWGTVAKLSNVNTVSLDHNLIEFVPEGIFSNLHKLARLDMTSNKLKKIPPDPLFSRIPVYAKSKGSPLTSLVLSFGGNPLHCNCELVWLRRLTREDDLETCASPPELMGKYFWSIREEEFVCEPPMITHRTPKLVTAAGRGASLKCKAVGDPEPYVRWIAPDGKLVANTSRTVSYRNGTLDILEASSGDQGTFTCIASNAAGESTAPVEFRVVPEGNGSECEDEEGRKAATARPEPSDILISAKSSSANESRGDGGGVVVAEVTATSALVRWPPQEGLEGLRMYQLQYNSSGDEILVYRMIPAPSASFSLSDLAPGRHYELCVLAVFSDARSSLPATRPLGWERETWGKVEGK from the exons ATGGAAaagctcctgctccctctcctcctcctcctcctcctcttcttcttcttcttcttctccgccgccgcggccgcctCGGGCTCTCCGCCCTGCCCCAAGCGCTGCTCGTGCCAGAACCTGTCGCCCTCCTTCACCATCCTGTGCACCAAGACCGGGCTGCTCTTCGTGCCGCCCGGCATCGACCGGCGCACGGCCGAGCTGCGCCTGATGGACAACTTCATCACCGTGCTGCGCCGGCGCGACTTCGCCAACATGACGCAGCTGATCCACCTGACGCTGTCGCGCAACACCATCAGCCAGATCATGCCTTACGCCTTCTCCGACCTCAGGGGGCTGCACGCCCTCCACCTGGACAGCAACCGCCTGACGGCCATCCACGAGGATCACTTCAAGGGTTTGGTCAACCTGAGGCACCTGATTCTGAGCAACAACCAGCTGAGCTTCATCTCGCCCAAGTCTTTGGATGATTTCTTGGAGACCATCGAGGATTTGGATTTGTCCTACAATAATTTGGTGGATGTTCCGTGGGGCACCGTGGCCAAGCTGTCCAACGTCAACACGGTGAGTTTGGATCACAACCTCATCGAGTTCGTGCCCGAGGGGATTTTTTCCAACCTCCACAAGCTGGCCAGGTTGGACATGACCTCCAACAAGCTCAAGAAGATCCCTCCGGACCCGCTGTTCTCGCGCATCCCCGTCTACGCCAAGTCCAAAGGTTCTCCCCTGACCTCGCTGGTGCTGAGTTTCGGCGGGAACCCCCTCCACTGCAACTGCGAGCTGGTGTGGCTGCGGCGGCTGACGCGCGAGGACGACCTGGAGACGTGCGCCTCGCCGCCCGAGCTGATGGGCAAATACTTCTGGAGCATCCGCGAGGAGGAGTTCGTCTGCGAGCCGCCCATGATCACCCACCGCACGCCCAAGCTGGTGACGGCCGCCGGCCGCGGCGCCTCGCTCAAGTGCAAAGCCGTGGGCGACCCCGAGCCCTACGTGCGCTGGATCGCGCCCGACGGCAAGCTGGTGGCCAACACCAGCAGGACGGTTTCCTACCGCAACGGCACCTTGGATATTTTGGAGGCGTCCTCGGGCGACCAAGGGACCTTCACCTGCATCGCCTCCAACGCCGCCGGCGAGTCGACGGCGCCCGTGGAGTTCCGCGTGGTGCCCGAGGGCAACGGCAGCGAGTGCGAGGatgaggaggggaggaaggcgGCCACGGCGAGGCCGGAGCCCTCGGATATCCTGATCTCGGCCAAGTCCAGCTCGGCCAACGAGTCGCGGGGGGACGGGGGCGGGGTGGTGGTGGCCGAGGTGACGGCGACGTCGGCGCTGGTGCGGTGGCCGccgcaggaggggctggaggggctgcggATGTACCAGCTGCAGTACAACAGCTCGGGCGACGAGATCCTGGTCTATCG GATGATCCCGGCGCCCAGCGCGTCGTTCTCGCTGTCGGACCTGGCGCCGGGCCGGCACTACGAGCTGTGCGTGCTGGCCGTGTTCTCGGACGCGCGGAGCTCGCTGCCGGCCACGCGGCCGCTGGGCTGGGAACGGGAAACATGGGGAAAAGTGGAGGGAAAGTAG
- the LOC132341194 gene encoding leucine-rich repeat and fibronectin type III domain-containing protein 1-like protein isoform X2: MEKLLLPLLLLLLLFFFFFFSAAAAASGSPPCPKRCSCQNLSPSFTILCTKTGLLFVPPGIDRRTAELRLMDNFITVLRRRDFANMTQLIHLTLSRNTISQIMPYAFSDLRGLHALHLDSNRLTAIHEDHFKGLVNLRHLILSNNQLSFISPKSLDDFLETIEDLDLSYNNLVDVPWGTVAKLSNVNTVSLDHNLIEFVPEGIFSNLHKLARLDMTSNKLKKIPPDPLFSRIPVYAKSKGSPLTSLVLSFGGNPLHCNCELVWLRRLTREDDLETCASPPELMGKYFWSIREEEFVCEPPMITHRTPKLVTAAGRGASLKCKAVGDPEPYVRWIAPDGKLVANTSRTVSYRNGTLDILEASSGDQGTFTCIASNAAGESTAPVEFRVVPEGNGSECEDEEGRKAATARPEPSDILISAKSSSANESRGDGGGVVVAEVTATSALVRWPPQEGLEGLRMYQLQYNSSGDEILVYR, encoded by the coding sequence ATGGAAaagctcctgctccctctcctcctcctcctcctcctcttcttcttcttcttcttctccgccgccgcggccgcctCGGGCTCTCCGCCCTGCCCCAAGCGCTGCTCGTGCCAGAACCTGTCGCCCTCCTTCACCATCCTGTGCACCAAGACCGGGCTGCTCTTCGTGCCGCCCGGCATCGACCGGCGCACGGCCGAGCTGCGCCTGATGGACAACTTCATCACCGTGCTGCGCCGGCGCGACTTCGCCAACATGACGCAGCTGATCCACCTGACGCTGTCGCGCAACACCATCAGCCAGATCATGCCTTACGCCTTCTCCGACCTCAGGGGGCTGCACGCCCTCCACCTGGACAGCAACCGCCTGACGGCCATCCACGAGGATCACTTCAAGGGTTTGGTCAACCTGAGGCACCTGATTCTGAGCAACAACCAGCTGAGCTTCATCTCGCCCAAGTCTTTGGATGATTTCTTGGAGACCATCGAGGATTTGGATTTGTCCTACAATAATTTGGTGGATGTTCCGTGGGGCACCGTGGCCAAGCTGTCCAACGTCAACACGGTGAGTTTGGATCACAACCTCATCGAGTTCGTGCCCGAGGGGATTTTTTCCAACCTCCACAAGCTGGCCAGGTTGGACATGACCTCCAACAAGCTCAAGAAGATCCCTCCGGACCCGCTGTTCTCGCGCATCCCCGTCTACGCCAAGTCCAAAGGTTCTCCCCTGACCTCGCTGGTGCTGAGTTTCGGCGGGAACCCCCTCCACTGCAACTGCGAGCTGGTGTGGCTGCGGCGGCTGACGCGCGAGGACGACCTGGAGACGTGCGCCTCGCCGCCCGAGCTGATGGGCAAATACTTCTGGAGCATCCGCGAGGAGGAGTTCGTCTGCGAGCCGCCCATGATCACCCACCGCACGCCCAAGCTGGTGACGGCCGCCGGCCGCGGCGCCTCGCTCAAGTGCAAAGCCGTGGGCGACCCCGAGCCCTACGTGCGCTGGATCGCGCCCGACGGCAAGCTGGTGGCCAACACCAGCAGGACGGTTTCCTACCGCAACGGCACCTTGGATATTTTGGAGGCGTCCTCGGGCGACCAAGGGACCTTCACCTGCATCGCCTCCAACGCCGCCGGCGAGTCGACGGCGCCCGTGGAGTTCCGCGTGGTGCCCGAGGGCAACGGCAGCGAGTGCGAGGatgaggaggggaggaaggcgGCCACGGCGAGGCCGGAGCCCTCGGATATCCTGATCTCGGCCAAGTCCAGCTCGGCCAACGAGTCGCGGGGGGACGGGGGCGGGGTGGTGGTGGCCGAGGTGACGGCGACGTCGGCGCTGGTGCGGTGGCCGccgcaggaggggctggaggggctgcggATGTACCAGCTGCAGTACAACAGCTCGGGCGACGAGATCCTGGTCTATCGGTGA
- the C5AR1 gene encoding C5a anaphylatoxin chemotactic receptor 1 isoform X3: MSTPPSPSYPWDDTWNDIWSDTWNDTWNDLFEDPPVPLGHRLTLSLYAAIFLLGVPGNAAVLWVTAAELRRAVNGVWFSHLAVADLLSCLALPFLALPLTTDHHWPLGHAACKLLPSLTVLAMFSSVLLLTAISADRCALVTRPVWCHNHRTPALAAGVCAGAWAAAALLTVPSFVFRAVRLDPFSDKATCVLSYDAVRRHRRGAELAVAVVRFLCGFLGPFVVISACYGRLLSRVRRRGLGRSQRATRTVLVVIVSFFVCWLPYHVVGLVLAAGTPGTAAFHSAQAADPVVAGLAYVNGCVNPIIYLVMGRGLGKVRRSWRALLKGVLSDEVTTTSGDGRGRCTATMEEGLEGTVV, from the coding sequence ATGTCCACGCCGCCGTCCCCGTCCTACCCTTGGGACGACACCTGGAACGACATCTGGAGCGACACCTGGAACGACACCTGGAACGACCTCTTCGAGGACCCACCCGTCCCGCTGGGTCACCGCCTGACGCTGTCCCTCTACGCCGCCATCTTCCTGCTGGGCGTGCCGGGCAACGCGGCCGTGCTCTGGGTGACGGCGGCCGAGCTGCGCCGCGCCGTCAACGGCGTCTGGTTCTCCCACCTGGCCGTGGCCGACCTGCTCAGCTGCCTGGCGCTGCCCTTCCTGGCGCTGCCGCTGACCACCGACCACCACTGGCCGCTGGGCCACGCCGCCTGCAAGCTGCTGCCCTCGCTGACCGTGCTGGCCATGTTCTCCAGCGTCCTGCTGCTGACGGCCATCAGCGCCGACCGCTGCGCGCTGGTCACCCGCCCGGTGTGGTGCCACAACCACCGCACGCCGGCCTTGGCCGCCGGCGTCTGCGCCGGCGCCtgggcggcggccgcgctgctgACGGTGCCGTCCTTCGTCTTCCGCGCCGTGCGGCTCGACCCCTTCTCGGACAAGGCCACCTGCGTGCTGTCCTACGACGCCGTGCGGCGGCACCGGCGCGGCGCCGAGCTGGCGGTGGCCGTGGTGAGGTTCCTCTGCGGGTTCTTGGGGCCCTTCGTGGTCATCTCGGCGTGTTACGGCCGCCTCTTGAGCCGCGTCCGGCGGCGGGGTTTGGGGAGGTCGCAGAGGGCCACCAGGACGGTGCTGGTGGTCATCGTCAGCTTCTTCGTCTGTTGGTTGCCCTACCACGTGGTGGGGCTGGTGCTGGCGGCCGGCACGCCCGGCACGGCCGCCTTCCACAGCGCCCAGGCCGCCGACCCCGTGGTGGCCGGGCTGGCCTACGTCAACGGGTGCGTCAACCCCATCATCTACCTGGTGATGGGGCGGGGCCTGGGCAAGGTGAGGCGCTCCTGGAGGGCGCTGCTCAAGGGGGTGCTCAGCGATGAGGTCACCACCACGAGCGGGGACGGGCGGGGGCGCTGCACGGCCACCATGGAGGAGGGCCTGGAGGGGACGGTGGTGTGA